From the genome of Colletotrichum destructivum chromosome 10, complete sequence, one region includes:
- a CDS encoding Putative IMP-specific 5-nucleotidase, HAD-like superfamily, translating into MTTRYRVEYALKTHRRDQFIEWIKGLLAVPFVLYSQPTGVFDTRATSIAHMAEESHRRYAEIFRDVEHMIDDHFTRQAEANNLPSKLKMLVPSAGPFFTRLPLEAAFNHMDTRRLISSRRYVSPSFNDVRLILNAAQIMAVTATPDSPLQLATFDGDVTLYDDGESLEPSSPLIPRLLDLLRKDIKIGIVTAAGYTTADRYYARLHGLLDAIAASTDLTPTQKESIVIMGGEANYLFEYAPQSPHLLSPVPLEQWLTPEMAAWSESDITALLDVAEAALLDCVKTLNLPATLLRKDRAVGIIPTDPSIRIPRESLEETVLVVQKILELSALGSAARAPGGGDSPTTAGPRPRVPFCAFNGGRDVFVDIGDKSWGVTVCQRWFAAKAGRAEQPIAGENTLHIGDQFLSAGSNDFKARSVGTTAWIASPAETTELLDDLIARV; encoded by the exons atgacgacgagatACAGAGTAGAGT ACGCTCTCAAGACCCACAGACGGGACCAGTTCATAG AATGGATCAagggccttctcgccgtcccCTTCGTTCTCTACTCCCAACCCACCGGGGTTTTCGACACGAGAGCGACGAGCATCGCCCACATGGCCGAGGAATCCCACCGTCGCTATGCCGAGATCTTCCGCGATGTCGAGCACATGATTGACGACCACT TCACCCGCCAAGCCGAGGCAAACAACCTCCCCTCCAAGCTCAAGATGCTCGTCCCCAGCGCAGGGCCCTTCTTCACCCGTCTgcccctcgaggccgccttCAACCACATGGATACGCGCCGCCTCATCTCATCACGCCGCTACGTCTCGCCGTCCTTCAACGACGTCCGCctcatcctcaacgccgcccaGATCATGGCCGTCACCGCCACCCCCGACTCCCCGCTCCAGCTCGCCACCTTTGACGGAGACGTCACCCTCTACGACGATGGCGAAAGCCTGGAGCCCTCGAGTCCGCTGATCCCGCGTCTGTTGG ACCTCCTCCGCAAAGACATCAAAATTGGCATCGTCACCGCGGCAGGCTACACGACAGCGGACCGCTACTACGCCCGCCtccacggcctcctcgacgccatcgcggCCTCCACAGACCTGACGCCGACCCAGAAGGAAtccatcgtcatcatgggcggcgaggccaacTACCTCTTTGAATATGCCCCGCAGTCCCCGCACCTCCTGTCCCCTGTGCCGCTCGAGCAGTGGCTCACGCCCGAGATGGCAGCTTGGTCCGAGTCCGACATCACGgcgctcctcgacgtcgccgaggccgccctgctcgacTGCGTCAAGACACTCAACCTGCCCGCCACGCTGCTCCGAAAGGAccgcgccgtcggcatcataCCGACGGACCCCTCCATCCGCATCCCCCGCGAGTCGCTCGAGGAGACGGTCCTGGTCGTGCAGAAAATTCTCGAGCTCTCGGCGCTGGGGTCCGCCGCGCGGGCGCCAGGCGGCGGGGACTCTCCGACCACCGCCGGACCCCGCCCGCGGGTACCCTTCTGCGCCTTTAACGGCGGCCGCGACGtcttcgtcgacatcggcgaCAAGTCGTGGGGCGTGACCGTCTGCCAGCGGTGGTTCGCCGCCAAGGCGGGCCGCGCCGAGCAGCCCATCGCCGGCGAGAACACGCTGCACATCGGAGACCAGTTCCTCAGCGCCGGAAGCAACGACTTCAAGGCGCGTTCTGTGGGCACCACGGCCTGGATCGCGAGCCCGGCCGAGACCACTGAGCTGCTGGACGACCTGATCGCGAGGGTGTGA